From one Lolium rigidum isolate FL_2022 chromosome 4, APGP_CSIRO_Lrig_0.1, whole genome shotgun sequence genomic stretch:
- the LOC124707836 gene encoding gibberellin receptor GID1-like gives MAGSDEVNRNECKTVVPLNTWVLISNFKVAYNMLRRPDGTFDRDLAEYLDRRTPPNAHPTEGVASFDHVIDNSVGLGVRIYRAVAPAPANVAPGAAAATLPILEFLTGAPSADPLPVIIFFHGGSFAHSSSSTLIYDHLCRRLVKLSKGVVISVDYRRAPEHRYPCAYDDGWTALKWALAQPCLRSGADARLRVFLSGDSSGGNIAHHVAARAAGDGIKIYGNILLNAMFGGTERAESERRLDGKYFVTIQDRDWYWKAYLPEDADRDHPACNPFGPNGRRLKGLPFTKSLIIVSGLDLTCDRQLAYADGLREDGHDVKVVHREKATIGFYLLSNTDHYHEVMEEITDFLQANLI, from the coding sequence ACGGTGGTGCCGCTCAACACCTGGGTGCTCATCTCCAACTTCAAGGTCGCCTACAACATGCTCCGCCGCCCCGACGGCACCTTCGACCGCGACCTGGCCGAGTACCTGGACCGCCGGACGCCGCCCAACGCGCACCCCACCGAGGGCGTCGCATCCTTCGACCACGTCATCGACAACTCCGTCGGCCTCGGCGTGCGCATCTACCGCGCcgtcgcccccgcccccgccaacgttgctcccggcgccgccgcggccacgCTGCCCATCCTGGAGTTCCTCACGGGCGCGCCGTCCGCGGACCCGCTCCCCGTGATCATCTTCTTCCACGGCGGCAgcttcgcgcactcctcctccagcACGCTCATCTACGACCACCTCTGCCGCCGCCTCGTCAAGCTCAGCAAGGGCGTCGTCATCTCCGTCGACTACCGCCGCGCGCCGGAGCACCGCTACCCGTGCGCCTACGACGACGGCTGGACGGCGCTCAAGTGGGCGCTGGCGCAGCCGTGCCTGCGCAGCGGCGCCGACGCGCGCCTCCGCGTCTTCCTCTCCGGGGACAGCTCGGGCGGCAACATCGCGCACCacgtcgccgcccgcgccgccggcgacggcATAAAGATATACGGCAACATCCTGCTCAACGCCATGTTCGGCGGCACCGAGCGCGCCGAGTCGGAGCGGCGCCTCGACGGCAAGTACTTCGTGACCATCCAGGACAGGGACTGGTACTGGAAGGCGTACCTGCCGGAGGACGCGGACCGCGACCACCCGGCCTGCAACCCCTTCGGCCCCAACGGGCGGCGCCTCAAGGGCCTGCCCTTCACCAAGAGCCTCATCATCGTGTCCGGGCTCGACCTCACCTGCGACCGGCAGCTCGCCTACGCCGACGGACTCCGGGAGGACGGCCACGACGTCAAGGTGGTGCACCGCGAGAAGGCCACCATAGGCTTCTACCTGCTGTCCAACACCGACCACTACCACGAGGTCATGGAGGAGATCACCGACTTCCTCCAAGCTAACCTCATCTAG